One Temnothorax longispinosus isolate EJ_2023e chromosome 8, Tlon_JGU_v1, whole genome shotgun sequence genomic region harbors:
- the LOC139818421 gene encoding uncharacterized protein isoform X2, translated as MSAETGDTLDTELENVLQQIFMECNDFISTPDSTSDAIPIIRFIKYVQDELPNLSIDNLEELWRCLAAVSTSNRVNLHQFKEATKCWIAKIQQDSNSNAREKLYFVSDADSSMKTMDVDRDIVELELREKLRAVSEENIFLRDELERYQALIDSFKQQCSTTENKLKYYIQKCQEVEKENDEQKVKINELNEKEETMSSALRKYMKENEKLKKKLEAAQIEVHTISSLEEKLEKITKEKMDCMKKLNKMQKEVNEKDESCKQLETMVINFKDTNNNMKESYERDIYELREKNRELVDKNAELLSLSSSSVFLAPQGRFSMSPIPDTNRCNMHSTPYKSEEVPLQDSLYAELKTSGFTFERSGEDDIQALEEELNEYDAAISATLEDLEKVKQFFVTVRGFIDDSSYPQDTNERANKVNELKHKAAFLLHMAEEEITRHDTRRDASTQLRADPANATGSLDQLGVRSFRDLLHADLTKCNPKIISTSGYAMQEKTSTPLGKSFDSPGGCNQYRSIHTLSSSLTADDSRWRTFGCQNPETDAPFARGDGLTQEDRSEKSTLVAEARSVSDQEDPGRSEENRSCEMPKVPSVPQMDSKATLEKEEEEKTSEGEAKSFQVPEVSSASTPTSPRRKISVYYRSFDVVTVQDQRKDHPGSNLEVRQSPCNPDDSPAQVEGTAAARNVYRNVKSDSDSSNSTPRKFQDSLLDDEPLLVEEPILRKVHLAPTRLKFSHEAGNELARTVEAPDCASSVPVNSTELGISEIPLSPIGEHKEDDDTSVHSASTFTGKCKTEVKSVILGPESCSNKNVSQACSMLNRRLLPCSQADSAKIADSEDPHSWASVRRVDGGSQSPIERSVDSQMSSREDSLAVSGSEPATTGSDDRCGIDEKVAIEVGKAVNVVSSTSLADPVSTRVTSCKNVTESDEKAREQDVKETKQEIKQWLLKMNRSFSEGENLARPKYGCACRLRNPSSTPESCNRRVFPSLTEVRLRESGLANLSDSEESRENLSELELQKKYTAFALCLSIDRLTLPRRIAMSCRQRDQSERNLSCEVRKMQQDIQELAPLCTDRESAERVERVRHQLDMIVRCAHRVSCAAETLGAVHQERRVSRAVQLADKYVHALQSQCEKLTANVAETKRILAKNNIPMEENFGELNDEHSRISRNSILANNRMEIVRQRNSVSGRMTLRRPSFSSECPKEIEKLNHTETSNNIGELRGIFEQTESRRSSREENNDVLRLSHSNNSQSAINCGIIENEVWTNGKEISPELSDNENINSDRKSITRSSFQVKRRRRRRQLSIWHIMLTSILIFCLILYVIQALSIVSTCHESLNEWLIRGVFDRYRQMRSTAPHPM; from the exons ATGTCCGCGGAGACGGGGGACACCCTGGACACCGAATTGGAGAATG TTTTGCAGCAGATATTCATGGAATGCAACGACTTTATATCGACGCCGGATTCGACGAGCGATGCGATCCCGATCATCAGATTCATCAAATACGTTCAGGATGAATTGCCGAACCTGTC GATCGACAATCTGGAAGAATTATGGAGGTGTTTGGCCGCCGTTTCGACGAGCAATCGCGTGAATTTACATCAATTCAAGGAGGCGACGAAGTGCTGGATCGCCAAGATACAACAGGACAGCAATAGCAATGCCCGGGAGAAACTCTA CTTCGTGAGCGATGCAGACTCTTCGATGAAAACCATGGATGTGGATAGAGATATCGTGGAATTGGAGCTTCGTGAGAAATTACGTGCAGTCTCTGAGGAGAACATTTTCCTTCGCGACGAGCTGGAGCGGTACCAGGCGTTGATCGACAGTTTCAAACAACAATGCAGCACTACTGAGAATAAGCT AAAGTACTACATTCAGAAATGTCAGGAAGTCGAAAAAGAGAACGACGAGcagaaagttaaaataaatgaattaaatgaaaagGAAGAGACCATGTCCTCAGCCCTTCGGAAATATATGAAAGAGAATGAGAAGTTGAAGAAGAAATTGGAAGCCGCGCAGATTGAG GTACATACTATATCATCTTTGGAAGAAAAACTGGAGAAGATCACCAAAGAGAAAATGGATTGTATGAAAAAACTCAACAAAATGCAGAAGGAAGTTAACGAAAAGGATGAAAGTTGCAAACAATTAGAAACCATGGTGATTAATTTCAAGGACACGAATAATAACATGAAGGAGAGCTATGAACGCGACATTTAC GAACTGCGGGAAAAGAATCGTGAACTTGTGGACAAAAATGCGGAACTGCTGTCGTTGTCATCTTCTAGCGTGTTTTTGGCGCCCCAAGGAAGA TTTTCGATGTCGCCAATTCCGGACACAAATAGATGTAACATGCATAGCACGCCCTATAAATCGGAGGAAGTGCCGCTTCAAGATTCATTATACGCAGAGTTGAAGACGTCG GGCTTCACATTTGAACGCAGCGGAGAGGACGACATACAAGCACTGGAGGAAGAACTGAACGAATACGACGCCGCGATTTCCGCGACATTGGAAGATCTAGAAAA AGTTAAACAGTTTTTTGTTACGGTGCGAGGTTTCATCGACGACTCATCTTACCCGCAAGACACGAACGAAAGGGCTAACAAGGTCAACGAATTGAAACACAAAGCAGCTTTTCTACTGCATATG GCAGAAGAAGAGATCACAAGGCATGACACGAGGCGAGATGCGAGCACGCAGCTCCGAGCTGATCCGGCAAATGCGACCGGCAGTTTGGACCAACTTGGCGTCAGGAGTTTCCGGGATCTGTTGCACGC AGATCTCACGAAATGCAATCCGAAGATCATCTCCACATCCGGCTACGCGATGCAGGAGAAGACGTCAACACCGCTGGGGAAGAGCTTTGATTCACCGGGCGGGTGCAATCA gTACCGATCGATACACACGTTATCGTCGAGCTTAACCGCGGACGACTCGCGCTGGCGAACATTCGGTTGTCAAAATCCTGAAACCGATGCTCCATTCGCGCGAGGAGACGGTCTAACGCAGGAAGACCGTAGTGAAAAATCTACTCTTGTCGCGGAAGCACGTAGCGTTTCCGATCAAGAAGATCCGGGCCGTTCTGAGGAGAATCGATCGTGCGAAATGCCGAAGGTGCCGAGCGTCCCGCAAATGGATTCGAAGGCCACGttggagaaggaggaggaggagaagacaAGTGAAGGAGAAGCCAAAAGTTTCCAGGTACCGGAAGTAAGCAGTGCGAGCACTCCGACGAGTCCCCGCAGAAAGATCTCGGTCTACTACCGCTCGTTCGATGTGGTGACGGTGCAAGATCAGCGCAAGGATCATCCGGGATCTAATTTGGAAGTGAGACAATCTCCGTGCAATCCGGACGACTCCCCCGCGCAAGTCGAAGGGACCGCCGCCGCGAGGAATGTTTACCGCAACGTGAAGAGCGACAGCGATTCCTCGAACTCCACACCGCGAAAATTCCAGGACAGCCTGCTGGACGATGAACCGCTGCTGGTCGAAGAGCCGATACTTAGAAAAGTTCATTTGGCGCCCACGCGTTTGAAATTTTCACACGAAGCCGGAAACGAGTTAGCTAGAACTGTCGAGGCTCCCGACTGTGCTTCTTCCGTTCCAGTGAATTCCACCGAATTGGGTATTTCAGAAATACCACTGTCTCCCATCGGCGAACACAAGGAAGATGACGACACTTCCGTGCACTCAGCTTCGACGTTCACAGGCAAGTGCAAGACGGAAGTGAAGAGTGTGATACTAGGACCTGAATCGTGTTCGAACAAGAACGTTTCGCAAGCATGCTCAATGCTAAATCGCCGACTGTTACCATGTAGTCAAGCTG ATTCAGCGAAGATCGCGGATTCAGAGGATCCCCACTCTTGGGCGAGCGTGCGGAGAGTCGACGGCGGGAGTCAGTCGCCAATCGAACGGTCAGTCGATAGCCAAATGTCGAGTCGCGAGGACAGTTTGGCCGTTTCGGGCAGCGAACCGGCGACGACGGGGTCCGATGATCGATGCGGCATCGACGAGAAAGTCGCGATTGAGGTCGGCAAGGCCGTCAACGTCGTGTCGTCCACGTCGTTGGCCGATCCGGTCTCCACGAGGGTGACGTCGTGCAAGAACGTGACGGAGAGCGATGAAAAAGCACGCGAACAAGACGTGAAGGAGACAAAACAGGAGATAAAACAG TGGCTTTTAAAGATGAACAGATCATTTTCGGAGGGTGAAAACCTCGCTCGACCGAAGTACGGTTGCGCTTGTAGACTGAGAAATCCATCTTCGACTCCGGAAAGTTGCAATCGCAGAGTTTTCCCGAGTCTCACGGAAGTTCGTCTACGAGAATCTGGGCTAGCTAATTTATCAGATTCCGAAGAGAGCAG AGAGAATCTAAGCGAGCTAGAACTGCAG AAAAAGTACACGGCGTTCGCGTTGTGTCTTTCCATAGACAGATTGACCCTACCGCGAAGGATAGCGATGTCGTGTCGGCAACGCGATCAATCCGAGAGAAATCTCTCCTGCGAAGTGCGGAAGATGCAGCAGGACATTCAG GAACTCGCGCCACTATGCACGGACAGGGAATCCGCGGAGCGGGTGGAGCGGGTCAGGCATCAATTGGACATGATTGTGCGATGTGCGCACAGGGTATCCTGCGCGGCCGAGACCTTAGGCGCCGTGCACCAGGAGCGTAGGGTTTCCCGGGCCGTTCAGCTGGCCGACAAGTATGTCCATGCGTTGCAGTCCCAGTGCGAGAAGCTGACCGCCAACGTCGCTGAGACTAA ACGGATCCTGGCAAAGAACAACATACCGATGGAGGAGAACTTCGGCGAGCTCAACGATGAACATTCTCGCATCAGCAGGAACAGTATACTCGCCAATAATCGTATG GAGATCGTGAGACAGCGAAATTCCGTTTCCGGACGCATGACTCTCAGGAGACCGTCCTTCAGCTCTGAATGCCCGAAGGAAATTGAAAAACTGAATCATACCGA AACTTCCAACAATATCGGCGAATTACGGGGTATCTTCGAGCAGACCGAGTCTCGTCGTAGCTCGAGAGAGGAAAATAACGACGTGCTACGACTGAGTCATTCCAACAATAGCCAAAGTGCAATAAATTGTGGAATAATCGAGAACGAGGTTTGGACGAACGGAAAGGAGATCTCTCCCGAGCTTTCCGACaacgaaaatattaattctgatcGTAAATCAAT cacaaGATCGTCTTTCCAAGTaaaaagacgaagaagaagaagacaatTATCAATATGGCATATAATGTTGACGAGTATTCTTATTTTCTGCCTCATTCTCTACGTGATTCAAGCGTTGTCGATAGTAAGCACTTGCCACGAATCGTTGAACGAATGGTTGATCAGAGGCGTTTTCGATAGATACCGTCAAATGAGGAGCACGGCGCCTCATCCGATGTGA
- the LOC139818421 gene encoding uncharacterized protein isoform X1 gives MSAETGDTLDTELENVLQQIFMECNDFISTPDSTSDAIPIIRFIKYVQDELPNLSIDNLEELWRCLAAVSTSNRVNLHQFKEATKCWIAKIQQDSNSNAREKLYFVSDADSSMKTMDVDRDIVELELREKLRAVSEENIFLRDELERYQALIDSFKQQCSTTENKLKYYIQKCQEVEKENDEQKVKINELNEKEETMSSALRKYMKENEKLKKKLEAAQIEVHTISSLEEKLEKITKEKMDCMKKLNKMQKEVNEKDESCKQLETMVINFKDTNNNMKESYERDIYELREKNRELVDKNAELLSLSSSSVFLAPQGRFSMSPIPDTNRCNMHSTPYKSEEVPLQDSLYAELKTSGFTFERSGEDDIQALEEELNEYDAAISATLEDLEKVKQFFVTVRGFIDDSSYPQDTNERANKVNELKHKAAFLLHMAEEEITRHDTRRDASTQLRADPANATGSLDQLGVRSFRDLLHADLTKCNPKIISTSGYAMQEKTSTPLGKSFDSPGGCNQYRSIHTLSSSLTADDSRWRTFGCQNPETDAPFARGDGLTQEDRSEKSTLVAEARSVSDQEDPGRSEENRSCEMPKVPSVPQMDSKATLEKEEEEKTSEGEAKSFQVPEVSSASTPTSPRRKISVYYRSFDVVTVQDQRKDHPGSNLEVRQSPCNPDDSPAQVEGTAAARNVYRNVKSDSDSSNSTPRKFQDSLLDDEPLLVEEPILRKVHLAPTRLKFSHEAGNELARTVEAPDCASSVPVNSTELGISEIPLSPIGEHKEDDDTSVHSASTFTGKCKTEVKSVILGPESCSNKNVSQACSMLNRRLLPCSQADSAKIADSEDPHSWASVRRVDGGSQSPIERSVDSQMSSREDSLAVSGSEPATTGSDDRCGIDEKVAIEVGKAVNVVSSTSLADPVSTRVTSCKNVTESDEKAREQDVKETKQEIKQWLLKMNRSFSEGENLARPKYGCACRLRNPSSTPESCNRRVFPSLTEVRLRESGLANLSDSEESRENLSELELQKKYTAFALCLSIDRLTLPRRIAMSCRQRDQSERNLSCEVRKMQQDIQELAPLCTDRESAERVERVRHQLDMIVRCAHRVSCAAETLGAVHQERRVSRAVQLADKYVHALQSQCEKLTANVAETKRILAKNNIPMEENFGELNDEHSRISRNSILANNRMKEANRRRASVATMSRPMGSMQDVTKEIVRQRNSVSGRMTLRRPSFSSECPKEIEKLNHTETSNNIGELRGIFEQTESRRSSREENNDVLRLSHSNNSQSAINCGIIENEVWTNGKEISPELSDNENINSDRKSITRSSFQVKRRRRRRQLSIWHIMLTSILIFCLILYVIQALSIVSTCHESLNEWLIRGVFDRYRQMRSTAPHPM, from the exons ATGTCCGCGGAGACGGGGGACACCCTGGACACCGAATTGGAGAATG TTTTGCAGCAGATATTCATGGAATGCAACGACTTTATATCGACGCCGGATTCGACGAGCGATGCGATCCCGATCATCAGATTCATCAAATACGTTCAGGATGAATTGCCGAACCTGTC GATCGACAATCTGGAAGAATTATGGAGGTGTTTGGCCGCCGTTTCGACGAGCAATCGCGTGAATTTACATCAATTCAAGGAGGCGACGAAGTGCTGGATCGCCAAGATACAACAGGACAGCAATAGCAATGCCCGGGAGAAACTCTA CTTCGTGAGCGATGCAGACTCTTCGATGAAAACCATGGATGTGGATAGAGATATCGTGGAATTGGAGCTTCGTGAGAAATTACGTGCAGTCTCTGAGGAGAACATTTTCCTTCGCGACGAGCTGGAGCGGTACCAGGCGTTGATCGACAGTTTCAAACAACAATGCAGCACTACTGAGAATAAGCT AAAGTACTACATTCAGAAATGTCAGGAAGTCGAAAAAGAGAACGACGAGcagaaagttaaaataaatgaattaaatgaaaagGAAGAGACCATGTCCTCAGCCCTTCGGAAATATATGAAAGAGAATGAGAAGTTGAAGAAGAAATTGGAAGCCGCGCAGATTGAG GTACATACTATATCATCTTTGGAAGAAAAACTGGAGAAGATCACCAAAGAGAAAATGGATTGTATGAAAAAACTCAACAAAATGCAGAAGGAAGTTAACGAAAAGGATGAAAGTTGCAAACAATTAGAAACCATGGTGATTAATTTCAAGGACACGAATAATAACATGAAGGAGAGCTATGAACGCGACATTTAC GAACTGCGGGAAAAGAATCGTGAACTTGTGGACAAAAATGCGGAACTGCTGTCGTTGTCATCTTCTAGCGTGTTTTTGGCGCCCCAAGGAAGA TTTTCGATGTCGCCAATTCCGGACACAAATAGATGTAACATGCATAGCACGCCCTATAAATCGGAGGAAGTGCCGCTTCAAGATTCATTATACGCAGAGTTGAAGACGTCG GGCTTCACATTTGAACGCAGCGGAGAGGACGACATACAAGCACTGGAGGAAGAACTGAACGAATACGACGCCGCGATTTCCGCGACATTGGAAGATCTAGAAAA AGTTAAACAGTTTTTTGTTACGGTGCGAGGTTTCATCGACGACTCATCTTACCCGCAAGACACGAACGAAAGGGCTAACAAGGTCAACGAATTGAAACACAAAGCAGCTTTTCTACTGCATATG GCAGAAGAAGAGATCACAAGGCATGACACGAGGCGAGATGCGAGCACGCAGCTCCGAGCTGATCCGGCAAATGCGACCGGCAGTTTGGACCAACTTGGCGTCAGGAGTTTCCGGGATCTGTTGCACGC AGATCTCACGAAATGCAATCCGAAGATCATCTCCACATCCGGCTACGCGATGCAGGAGAAGACGTCAACACCGCTGGGGAAGAGCTTTGATTCACCGGGCGGGTGCAATCA gTACCGATCGATACACACGTTATCGTCGAGCTTAACCGCGGACGACTCGCGCTGGCGAACATTCGGTTGTCAAAATCCTGAAACCGATGCTCCATTCGCGCGAGGAGACGGTCTAACGCAGGAAGACCGTAGTGAAAAATCTACTCTTGTCGCGGAAGCACGTAGCGTTTCCGATCAAGAAGATCCGGGCCGTTCTGAGGAGAATCGATCGTGCGAAATGCCGAAGGTGCCGAGCGTCCCGCAAATGGATTCGAAGGCCACGttggagaaggaggaggaggagaagacaAGTGAAGGAGAAGCCAAAAGTTTCCAGGTACCGGAAGTAAGCAGTGCGAGCACTCCGACGAGTCCCCGCAGAAAGATCTCGGTCTACTACCGCTCGTTCGATGTGGTGACGGTGCAAGATCAGCGCAAGGATCATCCGGGATCTAATTTGGAAGTGAGACAATCTCCGTGCAATCCGGACGACTCCCCCGCGCAAGTCGAAGGGACCGCCGCCGCGAGGAATGTTTACCGCAACGTGAAGAGCGACAGCGATTCCTCGAACTCCACACCGCGAAAATTCCAGGACAGCCTGCTGGACGATGAACCGCTGCTGGTCGAAGAGCCGATACTTAGAAAAGTTCATTTGGCGCCCACGCGTTTGAAATTTTCACACGAAGCCGGAAACGAGTTAGCTAGAACTGTCGAGGCTCCCGACTGTGCTTCTTCCGTTCCAGTGAATTCCACCGAATTGGGTATTTCAGAAATACCACTGTCTCCCATCGGCGAACACAAGGAAGATGACGACACTTCCGTGCACTCAGCTTCGACGTTCACAGGCAAGTGCAAGACGGAAGTGAAGAGTGTGATACTAGGACCTGAATCGTGTTCGAACAAGAACGTTTCGCAAGCATGCTCAATGCTAAATCGCCGACTGTTACCATGTAGTCAAGCTG ATTCAGCGAAGATCGCGGATTCAGAGGATCCCCACTCTTGGGCGAGCGTGCGGAGAGTCGACGGCGGGAGTCAGTCGCCAATCGAACGGTCAGTCGATAGCCAAATGTCGAGTCGCGAGGACAGTTTGGCCGTTTCGGGCAGCGAACCGGCGACGACGGGGTCCGATGATCGATGCGGCATCGACGAGAAAGTCGCGATTGAGGTCGGCAAGGCCGTCAACGTCGTGTCGTCCACGTCGTTGGCCGATCCGGTCTCCACGAGGGTGACGTCGTGCAAGAACGTGACGGAGAGCGATGAAAAAGCACGCGAACAAGACGTGAAGGAGACAAAACAGGAGATAAAACAG TGGCTTTTAAAGATGAACAGATCATTTTCGGAGGGTGAAAACCTCGCTCGACCGAAGTACGGTTGCGCTTGTAGACTGAGAAATCCATCTTCGACTCCGGAAAGTTGCAATCGCAGAGTTTTCCCGAGTCTCACGGAAGTTCGTCTACGAGAATCTGGGCTAGCTAATTTATCAGATTCCGAAGAGAGCAG AGAGAATCTAAGCGAGCTAGAACTGCAG AAAAAGTACACGGCGTTCGCGTTGTGTCTTTCCATAGACAGATTGACCCTACCGCGAAGGATAGCGATGTCGTGTCGGCAACGCGATCAATCCGAGAGAAATCTCTCCTGCGAAGTGCGGAAGATGCAGCAGGACATTCAG GAACTCGCGCCACTATGCACGGACAGGGAATCCGCGGAGCGGGTGGAGCGGGTCAGGCATCAATTGGACATGATTGTGCGATGTGCGCACAGGGTATCCTGCGCGGCCGAGACCTTAGGCGCCGTGCACCAGGAGCGTAGGGTTTCCCGGGCCGTTCAGCTGGCCGACAAGTATGTCCATGCGTTGCAGTCCCAGTGCGAGAAGCTGACCGCCAACGTCGCTGAGACTAA ACGGATCCTGGCAAAGAACAACATACCGATGGAGGAGAACTTCGGCGAGCTCAACGATGAACATTCTCGCATCAGCAGGAACAGTATACTCGCCAATAATCGTATG AAAGAAGCTAATAGGAGAAGAGCCAGCGTGGCCACGATGTCTCGGCCGATGGGCAGTATGCAGGATGTGACAAAG GAGATCGTGAGACAGCGAAATTCCGTTTCCGGACGCATGACTCTCAGGAGACCGTCCTTCAGCTCTGAATGCCCGAAGGAAATTGAAAAACTGAATCATACCGA AACTTCCAACAATATCGGCGAATTACGGGGTATCTTCGAGCAGACCGAGTCTCGTCGTAGCTCGAGAGAGGAAAATAACGACGTGCTACGACTGAGTCATTCCAACAATAGCCAAAGTGCAATAAATTGTGGAATAATCGAGAACGAGGTTTGGACGAACGGAAAGGAGATCTCTCCCGAGCTTTCCGACaacgaaaatattaattctgatcGTAAATCAAT cacaaGATCGTCTTTCCAAGTaaaaagacgaagaagaagaagacaatTATCAATATGGCATATAATGTTGACGAGTATTCTTATTTTCTGCCTCATTCTCTACGTGATTCAAGCGTTGTCGATAGTAAGCACTTGCCACGAATCGTTGAACGAATGGTTGATCAGAGGCGTTTTCGATAGATACCGTCAAATGAGGAGCACGGCGCCTCATCCGATGTGA